The following proteins are encoded in a genomic region of Fundidesulfovibrio putealis DSM 16056:
- a CDS encoding ABC transporter permease has translation MLLIRLAVRNAFRHRLRSFLTILGVMVAILAFGLLRTVIDAWYAGVEASSANRLVTRSSVSLMFSLPMAYKDKIRAVPGVTQVCQGNWFGGIYIDEKNFFANFAYEPQTLLDLYPEYVIDDPAQRSDFLRDRKGCLVGVKLAKRFGWKVGDNITLRGTIFPGDWVMTVRAIYRGARSGTDESQLFFHWAYLDETMRVNYPSRAGQVGFYMVGINDPNKAAEISRAVDAQFANSLAETLTETEKAFQMSFVSMSEAIILAIRLVSFVVVLIILAVSANTMAMSARERTGEYAVLKTLGFSARTVALLIASEALVISLTGAGLGLLLILPCAEAFGTLMTDFFPVFAVSRETIIYGVVAGVAVGILSGIYPAMYAARVRIAVALRKVG, from the coding sequence GTGTTGCTGATCCGGCTGGCCGTTAGGAACGCCTTCCGGCACCGGCTGCGCTCGTTTCTGACCATCCTGGGCGTCATGGTGGCCATCCTGGCCTTCGGGCTTTTGCGCACGGTTATCGACGCATGGTACGCCGGTGTGGAGGCCAGCTCCGCCAACCGGCTGGTGACGCGCAGCTCCGTGTCGCTCATGTTCTCGCTGCCCATGGCCTACAAGGACAAGATCCGCGCCGTGCCGGGCGTCACCCAGGTGTGCCAGGGCAACTGGTTCGGCGGCATCTACATCGACGAGAAGAACTTCTTCGCCAACTTCGCCTACGAGCCGCAGACCCTGCTGGATCTCTACCCGGAATACGTCATCGACGACCCCGCGCAGCGCTCGGACTTCCTGCGCGACCGCAAGGGGTGTCTTGTGGGGGTGAAGCTGGCCAAGCGCTTCGGCTGGAAGGTCGGCGACAACATCACCCTTCGCGGCACGATTTTCCCTGGCGACTGGGTGATGACAGTGCGGGCCATCTACCGGGGGGCGCGCTCCGGCACGGACGAGAGCCAGCTCTTCTTCCACTGGGCCTACCTGGACGAGACCATGCGCGTGAACTACCCCTCGCGCGCCGGGCAGGTGGGCTTCTACATGGTGGGCATAAACGATCCGAACAAGGCCGCCGAGATATCGCGCGCAGTGGACGCCCAGTTCGCCAACTCCCTGGCCGAGACCCTCACCGAAACAGAAAAGGCATTCCAGATGAGCTTCGTGTCCATGTCCGAGGCCATAATCCTGGCCATCCGGCTGGTGAGCTTCGTGGTGGTGCTGATCATCCTGGCGGTGTCGGCCAACACCATGGCCATGTCCGCCAGGGAGCGAACCGGGGAGTATGCGGTGCTGAAAACCCTGGGCTTCAGCGCCCGGACAGTGGCGCTGCTCATCGCGAGCGAGGCCCTGGTGATAAGCCTGACCGGCGCGGGCCTGGGACTTCTGCTCATCCTGCCCTGCGCCGAGGCCTTCGGCACCCTCATGACCGATTTCTTTCCGGTGTTCGCGGTCTCTCGCGAGACGATCATCTATGGCGTGGTGGCGGGGGTTGCCGTGGGCATCCTGTCGGGAATCTATCCGGCCATGTACGCAGCCAGGGTGCGCATCGCCGTGGCTCTGCGAAAGGTAGGCTGA
- a CDS encoding ABC transporter permease, whose translation MAIPLSYSWRNLLTRRATTILTAGGMALVVFVFTATLMLAEGLRQTLVSTGSPDNVVVMRKSSETEVQSTLERQVAQVAATQPQVAVDVQGRLLAARELVILISLAKRSSGAASNVVIRGIGPASLELRPQVKLVAGRMPEPGSTEIMVGQSVLSKFAGVALGQTLTFGQREWAVVGVFDAGNTGFASEIWGDADQLMQAFRRQSYSVVVAKLKSYDDFDAYRADIESDPRLQAEVKRERQYYEDQSKALSRFLRVLGISLTAIFSIGAMLGAMITMYSAVATRIGEIGTMRALGFKRRAILAAFLAESLLLGFLGGATGLFFSAFLSFMSFSTTNFQTFAELAFKFTLTGEIAMWAMGFALFMGVSGGLLPALRASRLNIVEALRSG comes from the coding sequence GTGGCCATCCCGCTCAGTTATTCCTGGCGCAACCTGCTCACCCGCAGAGCTACCACCATCCTGACCGCCGGGGGCATGGCCCTGGTTGTGTTCGTGTTCACGGCCACGCTCATGCTGGCCGAGGGGCTGCGCCAGACGCTTGTTTCCACGGGCAGCCCGGACAACGTGGTGGTGATGCGCAAGAGCTCCGAGACCGAGGTGCAGTCCACCCTGGAGCGCCAGGTGGCCCAGGTGGCCGCCACCCAGCCCCAGGTGGCCGTGGACGTGCAGGGGCGTCTTCTGGCCGCGCGCGAGCTGGTGATACTCATCTCGCTGGCCAAGCGCAGCAGCGGGGCCGCCTCCAACGTGGTCATCCGGGGGATCGGCCCGGCGTCGCTTGAGCTTCGGCCCCAAGTGAAGCTTGTGGCCGGGCGCATGCCCGAGCCAGGCTCCACCGAGATCATGGTGGGCCAAAGCGTGCTCTCCAAGTTCGCTGGCGTGGCCCTGGGCCAGACACTCACTTTCGGGCAGCGCGAGTGGGCCGTGGTGGGCGTGTTCGATGCGGGCAACACGGGCTTTGCGTCAGAGATCTGGGGCGACGCGGACCAGCTCATGCAGGCGTTCCGCCGCCAGAGCTATTCGGTGGTGGTGGCCAAGCTCAAGAGCTACGATGATTTCGACGCATACAGAGCTGACATCGAGTCCGACCCCAGGCTCCAGGCCGAGGTGAAGCGCGAGCGCCAGTACTACGAGGACCAGTCCAAGGCCCTGTCGCGCTTTTTGCGGGTGCTGGGCATATCGCTGACAGCCATCTTCTCCATCGGGGCCATGCTCGGGGCCATGATCACCATGTATTCGGCGGTGGCCACGCGCATCGGCGAGATAGGCACAATGCGGGCGCTGGGGTTCAAGCGCCGGGCCATCCTGGCGGCGTTTCTCGCGGAATCCTTGCTGCTGGGCTTTCTGGGCGGCGCGACCGGGCTCTTTTTCTCGGCTTTCCTGTCCTTCATGAGCTTCTCCACCACCAACTTCCAGACCTTCGCGGAGCTGGCCTTCAAGTTCACGCTCACCGGCGAGATCGCCATGTGGGCCATGGGCTTCGCGCTGTTCATGGGTGTGAGTGGCGGGCTCCTGCCCGCGCTTCGGGCGTCTCGCCTGAACATCGTGGAGGCGCTGCGCTCAGGGTGA
- a CDS encoding iron-sulfur cluster assembly scaffold protein has protein sequence MTLTLTISGRRCDLSLHPVSSKTVERIQNLGRKFYTKKYIHWWRNGNTSTCGMKFDDECSVRVNLGGENLPFDSAAIPQSAVLLRRRHYLESKARYLALLGYDDEYCNMTWTWSNITEYDPAKFDFFVHRWDRILGEEDFLILDDVRYAGDFADEQDWGGSCGFSLVDPRVIDLDEVRRELGIEPPAPTAPKPRAPKKAAAPEVTAQASPKAEPAAIIEDLQPAPPCDNGLAELVIGVDNPNATGMHGCTTCKNSIRVDLRIEDDVVVQAGGWAAGCDYSKQCLTALASMLPGMTVYDCYTLTNEDLHPLLKRVIRKLDCDTFTVGALKLALRDWEKRSAA, from the coding sequence ATGACACTTACACTCACCATCTCGGGACGTCGTTGCGATCTGTCGCTGCATCCCGTGTCATCCAAGACCGTCGAGCGCATCCAGAACCTGGGGCGCAAGTTCTACACCAAGAAGTACATCCACTGGTGGCGCAACGGCAACACCAGCACCTGCGGCATGAAGTTCGACGACGAATGTTCCGTGCGGGTGAACCTGGGGGGCGAAAACCTCCCCTTCGACTCCGCTGCCATACCACAGTCCGCAGTTCTGCTGCGCCGCCGCCACTACCTGGAAAGCAAGGCCCGCTATCTGGCGCTGCTCGGCTATGACGACGAATACTGCAACATGACCTGGACCTGGAGCAACATCACCGAATACGACCCCGCAAAGTTCGACTTCTTCGTGCACCGCTGGGACCGCATCCTGGGCGAAGAGGACTTCCTGATCCTGGACGACGTGCGCTACGCGGGCGATTTCGCGGACGAGCAGGACTGGGGCGGCAGCTGCGGCTTCAGCCTTGTGGACCCCAGGGTCATCGACCTGGACGAGGTGCGCCGCGAACTGGGCATAGAACCTCCCGCGCCCACGGCTCCCAAGCCGCGCGCGCCAAAGAAGGCAGCCGCGCCCGAAGTCACGGCCCAGGCGTCGCCCAAGGCGGAGCCCGCCGCCATCATCGAGGATTTGCAGCCAGCGCCCCCCTGCGACAACGGCCTGGCCGAGCTGGTCATCGGGGTGGACAACCCCAACGCCACAGGCATGCACGGCTGCACCACCTGCAAGAATTCCATCCGGGTGGATCTGCGCATCGAGGATGACGTGGTGGTCCAGGCTGGCGGATGGGCCGCCGGATGCGACTACAGCAAGCAGTGCCTGACCGCCCTGGCCTCGATGCTTCCGGGCATGACCGTGTACGACTGCTACACCCTGACCAACGAGGACCTGCACCCGCTGCTGAAGAGGGTCATCAGGAAGCTCGACTGTGACACCTTCACGGTGGGAGCGCTCAAGCTTGCCCTGCGCGACTGGGAGAAGAGAAGCGCAGCCTGA
- a CDS encoding sigma-54 interaction domain-containing protein: protein MKNFERPFPCTSMCSFIMDSVADGVFTIDLDWNITFLNRSAEIITGVSHGEAVGRKCWELFRTENCKDVCVLRSCIQEDRHIAHRIMSVHRPDGVTVQVSVSAAPLKDQDGRIIGGVETLRDLNGEGSVERIVGCTSSNDFCTTDPHLSELVRILPQIAGSDSTVLLLGESGTGKELFSRAIHRLSGRSSGPFVAVNCGALPEHLMESELFGYKAGAFTDARRDKPGRFQLADGGTLLLDEVGDLPYALQSKILRALQERVFEPLGGVESVPADVRVIAATNRDLARMVEEGTFRGDLYYRLNVVQLTLPPLRERSQDIPLLVEHALARRRLSLGKDIRGVTLEVMRILTRYGYPGNIRELENILEYACILCPGGLIQVDHLPRTLRPAIRPLSGDAPLTMDEVRYHAAVKAVKRNMGNRNAACRELGITKDTLRKILRMGQEDEK from the coding sequence ATGAAAAATTTCGAGAGGCCTTTCCCGTGTACGTCCATGTGCTCCTTCATCATGGACAGCGTGGCCGACGGCGTATTCACCATAGACCTGGACTGGAACATCACCTTCCTGAACAGGTCTGCCGAGATCATCACCGGCGTAAGCCACGGCGAAGCCGTGGGGCGCAAGTGCTGGGAGCTGTTCCGCACCGAGAACTGCAAGGACGTGTGCGTGCTGCGCTCCTGCATCCAGGAAGACCGCCACATTGCCCACCGCATCATGAGCGTGCACCGCCCCGACGGGGTCACCGTCCAGGTGAGCGTGAGCGCGGCTCCGCTCAAGGATCAGGACGGGCGGATCATCGGCGGGGTCGAGACCCTGCGCGACCTGAACGGCGAGGGCTCGGTGGAACGCATCGTGGGCTGCACCTCGTCCAACGACTTCTGCACCACAGACCCCCACCTGTCGGAGCTGGTGCGCATCCTGCCCCAGATCGCCGGGAGCGACTCCACGGTGCTGCTGCTGGGCGAATCGGGCACCGGCAAGGAGCTCTTCTCGCGGGCCATCCACAGGCTCTCCGGGCGATCCTCCGGGCCGTTCGTGGCCGTGAACTGCGGCGCGCTGCCAGAGCATCTGATGGAGTCCGAGCTGTTCGGCTACAAGGCCGGCGCCTTCACCGACGCCCGCCGGGACAAGCCGGGGCGCTTCCAGCTGGCCGACGGCGGCACGCTGCTGCTGGACGAGGTGGGAGACCTGCCCTATGCCCTGCAATCCAAGATTCTGCGCGCCCTGCAGGAGCGCGTCTTCGAGCCGCTGGGCGGCGTGGAGAGCGTGCCCGCCGACGTGCGCGTGATTGCGGCCACCAACCGCGACCTGGCCCGCATGGTGGAGGAGGGGACCTTCCGGGGCGACCTCTACTACAGGCTGAATGTGGTGCAGCTGACCCTGCCGCCCCTGCGGGAGCGCAGCCAGGACATACCCCTGCTGGTGGAGCACGCCCTGGCCCGCAGGCGCCTATCGCTGGGCAAGGACATCCGGGGCGTGACGCTCGAGGTTATGCGCATCCTGACGCGCTACGGCTATCCGGGAAACATCCGCGAGCTTGAAAATATCCTGGAGTACGCCTGCATCCTGTGCCCCGGCGGGCTCATCCAGGTGGACCACCTGCCGCGAACCCTGCGCCCTGCCATACGCCCGCTTTCAGGAGACGCCCCCCTGACCATGGACGAGGTGCGCTACCACGCCGCCGTGAAGGCCGTGAAACGCAACATGGGCAACCGCAACGCCGCCTGCCGGGAGCTTGGCATCACCAAGGACACCCTGCGCAAGATCCTCCGCATGGGGCAGGAGGACGAAAAATAA
- a CDS encoding helix-turn-helix domain-containing protein, with protein MSMVDTVKQGIARLARDHGGPSALAEKAGVGQPNVSKFLSGKAVPRFDTVARILEALGARILFPDEERDTTKPVVFVAARKSGGVADFANQPSAENYMAIPLAQGAVAAGPGLIPEDAVRGWVLAMKDQASIRYRTNLVAMEVGKGQESMVPTLHPLDIVLVDRDDFRPEPDGSIFLVREPGPDAEVAVKRVYTSRKEGQTLLTYVSDNPDKRFYPPSVHSLETDFHGDLRRAIVGRVVWAWSDMTRK; from the coding sequence ATGAGCATGGTGGACACAGTCAAGCAGGGCATCGCCCGCCTTGCGCGCGATCACGGCGGTCCCTCGGCCCTGGCCGAGAAGGCTGGCGTCGGGCAGCCCAACGTCTCCAAGTTTCTCTCCGGCAAGGCCGTGCCGCGCTTCGACACCGTGGCGCGCATACTGGAGGCCCTGGGAGCGCGCATTCTCTTTCCCGACGAGGAGCGCGACACCACCAAGCCGGTGGTGTTCGTGGCCGCACGGAAGTCGGGCGGCGTGGCGGATTTCGCCAACCAGCCCTCGGCCGAGAACTACATGGCCATTCCCCTGGCCCAGGGGGCCGTGGCCGCCGGACCGGGCCTCATACCAGAGGACGCCGTGCGCGGCTGGGTGCTGGCCATGAAGGACCAGGCGTCCATCCGCTACCGCACCAACCTGGTGGCCATGGAAGTGGGCAAGGGCCAGGAGTCCATGGTGCCCACGCTGCACCCGCTGGACATCGTGCTGGTGGACCGCGACGATTTCCGGCCCGAGCCCGACGGATCCATCTTTCTGGTGCGCGAACCCGGCCCTGACGCCGAGGTTGCGGTCAAGCGCGTCTACACCAGCCGCAAGGAAGGGCAGACGCTTCTCACCTATGTGTCGGACAACCCGGACAAGCGTTTCTATCCCCCTTCCGTGCACAGCCTGGAGACCGATTTCCATGGCGACCTGCGCCGCGCCATCGTGGGGCGCGTGGTCTGGGCCTGGTCGGACATGACCCGCAAATAG